The Petrotoga mobilis SJ95 genomic sequence CTAAAATAGTATAATTCTTAATAATTTTGCGCACGGGTTACACCCCAATATGTTATAATTTTAATATAATTATAACATAATTTTTTTCGTATATTCTTTAGCCCAGAGACAACTTTTTTTCTAAATACTTTTATGATATAATTTTTTAGAAATTTATTGAATTATAATTAGCCATTTTAGAAACAAAATTTTGATTTTAAAAAGGGGGAGTAAAAATGCCATCCGAGTTGAAAATAGTCACATTCAACATTGGTAAAGAAAAGTTTGGCCTCGATATTATGAATGTGGATGCCGTAATTGAGTATGAAGAGACCACTAAATTACCAAATGCTTCTGACTATTTCGAAGGTGTAATAAATTATCGCAATGAAGAAGTTTTACCTATCATCAACCTGAGAAGAAAATTTAAAATGTCCGACTTTGAAGACAGATCTCACGCCAAAGTAATAGTTTTAAAAATCGATCAAAGACGTGTGGGAATAATGGTTGACGATGTAAAAAACGTAAGAAGTATCGACCCTAATTTAATAAACGAAAAACCTAATATAGGTGGAATGCGCGGAGCTGATTTTATAAGTGGCATAGCACGTTTAGAAGATGGTATGTTAGTAATATTAGATATAGATAAACTGCTAACCGAAGAAGAAAAGGTTGCAATAGACGAAGTTATTAATAATTAAACTGCTTTCAAAAAGCATAAAAAGTGGCGATATATTTATTACGCCACTTTTTTATGAAAAATTCATTCTTCATCTGCAGATGTTGGAATAACACAAATAAATTCTAAATCTTCATCTCCTGCGTTCTTCAATTGGTGCTCTATGCCTCCAGGGACGTAAACAAAACTTCCAGCTTCAACTGCATTGTATTTTTCTCCATCATAAACTTCTGCCTTACCTTTAACTATAAATATTTCATGTTCCCATCTATGAGAGTGTTTAGGAGAATATCCACCTGGTTTAACAGTGAATAACCTCATAACAAAATTAGGCGCTCCATAATTACTCTTCCCTATTAATATTCTTTTTTCAACATCTTTAGTCATTTCATTATTTATTATTAAAGGTTTAACTTCCTTTGCTTTACCTATTATTGCTTTTTCCTGCGACATATTCGATTTTTTCCTCCCTTGTATCTAAGTATTTTGTTTTTTATCTTTTTTTACTAGTTTTGGGATACTGGTCTTTATTTTTCCCAATCTGTTAACATCGCTCTCCAACGAGGCTTTATTTTGCTTTACGATTTCTTCATACACTTCTTCGCGATAAATTTTTATATCTTTAGGTGCCTCAAAACCGATTTTTATATTTCCATTATCTTGTTCAACCATAATGAGTTTTATTTTTCTATTTCCTACTTGTATTACGATGGATTCTCCTATTTTTCTAGATAATATCAACAAATCTATTCACCATCTTTTTGAACAGACAGTATAGCATTACTTCTTTCCAATTCTTCTTTCAAAAGATGTCTAATTTTGTATTCTTCATTTTCAATTAAATATTGTACACCTTTATGATTTTTTTGGGAAATAATAATTGGAGCAGCTAAATTTATAGTTATTTCATCTTCTTTTTCTGGTATAGTCAATATACTTAATATTATAGCATCTTCTGGTTTCTCTAATTCCAAGTATTCTGTTAAATCTTGAGGAAGAGCAAACTGATAATCGTTTCTTATAAGTTGAGGAAAAGTAACAGGGAAAGCTACTTTCTTATCTTCTAACGAAGCTAACCACATGATAGGATATGTATCTTCAGGTTCCAGCAAAACAAATTGTTTAAGATCTTCGAAACCAGGAATACCATACTCAAAAATTATGGTTTTTTCAGTTTCTATCTTCACACTTCCCAACTTCGTTTCATATTCTTTTATCATAATTTTGGAAAACCTCCTTATAGAAAATCTGCCAAGGTTGGGGGAATAATATTACCAGCTGCCTTTAAAGCAGCTTGTAAGACATTTTGCTGAGTTGCCAATTCCATTACTACTTGAGCCATATCCGCATCAGCTTCATTGGATAAAAATTCTGTTGAAAAACTCTTAAATTCTTCCATTCTGTTTGAAGTCATTTCTAAAACTCGTTGAGTAGCTCCAACTTCCGTAAGATTCTTTAATACATTGTTTTGTATTTCTTCAACATTTTCCATCTCACTTTGAAGTGATGTGTAATCTCCTGCTTCTATAGCATTGGACAATCTTTTTACTATGGCAAAAATTGAGGCACCATAATCAGTTACAAAAGCATCATAAACTGTTTTACCGTATTCTATATCTTGCCCACCAACGGAAATCTTCTGCCTAATATTTGCTTCTGGGGGCATTATTATTTTAAAATTACCTTCGCTATCTATTTCCACGACTTTTTGATTGTTTTTAGCTCCCCCAAACACATAGTTTCCTGAAATTTCCGTATTTGCAATAGAAACTAGTTGCGTATTTATCTTGTTAAGTTCTTCTGATATAGCTACCTTATCCTCTTTAGTTAATGTATCATTTGCTCCTCTAACTGCAAGCTCTTTAACTCTAAGATATATCGAGCTCACTTCCTGTAATGCTGTATCATACATATTCACATAATTTTGGGCTGTTTCCACATTAGTTTTATAACGTTCAATTTCCCTCAAACGACTGTCTAAATTAGAAATCCTTGTTGCAACAGCTGCATTATCTGATGGGTAACGAACTTTCTTTCCTGAAGTTAATTGAGAATTTAAATCACTATATTTCCTTAAAACATCTTGAATATCGTTAAGTGTTCTACTACTTAAAAGATTTTCAGTGATTCTCATGTTTTTACCTCCTCACCAACCAAACAAGTACTGTTCACTCTATTATACAACACCCAAGTTGTTAATAACCGTCTCCATCATTTGATTCACTGCTGTGATAACCCTGGCAGAAGCATTAAAAGCCTGCTGATATTTGACAAGGTTAGTCATCTCCTCGTCTATAGAAACACCCATCACTCTTTCTTTTTCAAGACTTATCTCACTATTCAACATTTCACTGTTTAGCCTCATTTTATCTGCTGTTTCTCCCTTAACTCCTATATCTGTAACAATATTTCCTAAAAAGTTCGAAAAACCAACCCTCCCATTATCTAATACGGAATTATCATACATCTTGGATATTTCATCCCATACACTAACGTTTCCTGCACCAGTGGGAGAATAATTAATATCATAATAACCCAAGTCGGTTGCAAGTAAAGATGGATTCTCTTTTAAGTTAGACGATACAGAAATTTGATTGACTATTCCTAACTCGTTATCTATTTTCAAAAGATCAGCTTCAGAAAACTTTTCATCTATTTGTTCAGGGCTTATATCTGGAGAAATCAGTGTAACGATATTGTTAGAATCATCTTCGATAAATCCTAAAGCATTGAATAATTTTTCAGGACCCTTTATAGTAACGTTCTTTAAGTCAAAATCTATTAGATTTCCAGCTCTCAACACAAATGAGCCATGTGGAGTTACAGAAGCGGTAACCCCTGTGTTTGTGGCATTGATTTTATCAACCAAGTCATAAGCAGTGTCTTTAAGAGGGTTGATCTCGATTCTTATTCCATTTATACTCATTTCTATTTTTTCATTTGAACCTAATAAATTATTCAAAGTAGGTTTTGAGGTATCTAAGGCGTCTAATGTTATTCTTTGTGCGTCATTTTCTGAAAGAGAACCATCTATGTCGTTCAATACGATGGTATCCAAATCAGCATTTGGAACTTTCTTCGTGGGAAGTATGTATATAAACTTCTTTATAAGATCACCCTGATCATTCCTTATTTCTCTTTCTAGAGCTTTCAAATAACCTCCAGAATCGCTATTTATTTTTGATACTAAATCCGTAGCATTTGAAAAATATATAGGATCAGTCTCATTCGGCACTTCAAGCTTAATTTCGCCAGGGATGATAAGCTTTGGAGGAACTATTGAATAATCCTCTTCTATTTTGTATGCCTCAATTTCTTTAGTAGGGAAACCGTATTCCCTGAGAAAATCTCCTTCTATATCAACTAGTAGTTTGTCTTGAAAACCAGAAGTATCATCAAAATAAATAGCATTATTTGTTGAATCATATTTTATTGAATTGCTATCGTCATATGGGGAAGGAGAAGTTGCAGAATAATCTACTGAGTAAAGATCGAAATTATTTAAATCAATTGAAGGATCACTATAAAAACTGCTTAAACTCGTGACGTGCTTAATTGTGTCTGGATGGAATACGTCCGAATTTCCTGCTATCCTGAAAAATCTTGAATCTTCAAAACCTCTTTTGGTACTTATATCAGCAAAAAAGTTGGCACCTGTTATAGTTCCTGTTGAATCCCACCCTTCTTTATAAATAAGATTAGTTGTATCGACTAAATACAAACCAAACTCATCGAGTTGTTGTTGATAAGAAGGGATGATTTCATCTCTCAATTCAAAAAGTGCAGACATTTTTCCATCGTTAAAAGTCAACAAATTGCTACCTACATAGGCGTAATATGCATCATTTGTTTCTGCAATGGTTAAGGATCTTATCTCTTGATAACTACTTCCATTTAAAACTACTTTATCCCCCATACTCAAAGAAATTTGACCATTTGAATGACTTGTTATTCTTATATTGGAAAGTTCTGAAAGTTTATCCAACAATCTATCCCTCTCATCAAGCAAATCATTAGGGGAACCACTCATTGAACTTGATGTGAGTATCTTTTGATTTAAATCGGCAATCCTTTTCAAATAACCGTTTATTTCGTCTATTCTGAGCTTTATTTCACTGTTTATATCATTTTTTAATTCTTCTAACCTATAGTTAAGATCTTTCATGGTGTTAACTAATTCTTCCGCTCGAGATACAACCTGAGTTTTAGCGGCTTCATTTGATGGATCAGTTTTCAACTCCTCGATTGATGCCCAGTAAGAATCATACATATTTCTCAAACCCGTTTCTCCAGGTTCACCAAACAATTGTTCAATATAATGCACATTAGAATATATATTTTCCCAATAATTCAAACGAGAAGAAGTTTCTCGAAATTGCAAATCTAAAAATTCGTCTCTCACTCGTTGAATATCGCTTACCGTAGAACCAGTTCCAAAAGATAAAGCTGCTCCCCCACTCCCTATCGTTGTTAAATTAATAGGGTTGGTAGTCACAATAACAGGACTCTGCCTAGAAAAACCCTGGGTATTAGAATTAGAAATATTATGGGCGACAACGCTCATAGCGATTTTATTGGTATAAACTCCTAGTAAACCCGTGTTCAATAGGCCGTTCAAAGTCATTGCACACACGCTAACCCCTCCAACTTCTTGAAGTTAAATCTTTGTTCAATCTACTACCCTTTTGAGAGTAAGTTTTGCTGTTCGTAATCGATTCAGGATTCAAAATTTGATATATAAAATTGTTCAAGTTAGATTGAAATGAAATGATGTTACTTAAAAGATCGATTTCACTCACTAACTCCTTTAAATTTTTAACTAGTTCTGAAAAGAGAAGTGCAATTTCATAATCATTCTTTGAAAAATAATCAATAATCGATTCTAATTTGTTCTGTATTCTTTCTTCCAAACATATTTTCGATATTAACTGTGCTCTTAAACCTTCTATTTTTTTAAAGTTACTTGCTAATTTTTCAATCTTCAAAAGGGTTGAATTAATCTCTTCGATAGATGCTTTTTTTACTAAGCTTTCCCTAAGGTTATAAAAAGATTTTTTTAACTCTATTAAACTAACGTTCTCTTCCTTTAATACTTTTTTTATCGCTTCTAAATCATTACTAATGTTGGTCACCTACTTCACTCAAACATTTTGTTTACAATTTGGTCTACATTGATATTATACGAGCCATTTTCAATAGATTCCTTCAATTTCGATACCAGTTCTTGTCGAATTTCTGGTATCTTACTTGATAGTTCTATATACTTCTTTGATTCTCCTGTAATCCTATTTGCACTTTCTAGGTTTTCAGATTTTACCTGCCTCTTAATAAAATCCTTATCAAGCCTTTTTCGATTTATTTTATCTAAATTATTACCATCAGCAGGATTGATATTGTTGATATCCATAATTTAGTCCCTCCTTTCAACAATTTGAATTTCATATGTATTATCGTCCACAATTATTATAACATTAGAAGTTTGTAGCAAAATTATTTTTTTCCAAAGACTTTTATACCTTTGTAGCAATAATAAAGAAATATAAATTTAAAAATTTTATTTATTTTTTTACTTGACTTTTCTATTTTTTAGGTATATAATTTTTTTAGACAAACCTAAAAAATAGATATTTCATAAATAAAAAATCATCAAATAGGAGGTAGGTAAATATGGAAGGAAGGATTCCTTTAATTGGAGAAAAGTTTCCTGAAATGAAAGTATTAACAACGGACGGTGCAAAAGAACTACCAAAAGACTACAAAGGAAAATGGTTGGTGCTCTTCAGCCATCCAGGAGATTTTACACCTGTTTGTACAACAGAATTTGTTGAATTTGCAAAAAAGCATGAAGATTTCAAAAAGATCAACACGGAACTTTTAGGACTTTCTGTTGATGCCGTTCATTCACATATCAAATGGATGGAATGGATCAAAGATAACCTTGGAGTAGAAATTACTTTCCCTATAATAGCTGATACAATGGGAAGAGTAGCCTCAAGATTGGGAATGGTAGACCCCGAAAAAGGTTCCGCAACTGTTAGAGCAGTTTTCATCTTAGATCCTGAAGGAACCATTAGATTGATCATGTACTATCCTTCTGAGGTTGGAAGATACATCGAGGAAATATACCGAGCTGTAAGAGCTTTACAATTGGCAGACAAAAACAAGGTAGTAACCCCAGCCAATTGGCCCGAAAACTCGATATTTGGAAGTAAAGTAATAATTCCACCAGCATCAACTTATGCTGAAGCAATGAAGAGAAAAACGTCAGCCGAAGAAGGATACGATTGGTGGCTAAAGGTTAAAGAAGTTAAAGAATAATACTAAACCCCAGCTAGTAGGAAGTAGATAAGATATTATCTACTTCCTACTTTTTTATGATACAATTATGAATATAAAATCGAATGAAATTAGACACTATTCATGGGAGGCGCTTTGAAGGTTGCGTAAAGATAGAATAGAAAAACTTCTCAATAAGATGGCAAAAAATAATATTTATCAGGCAATAATATCCTCACCACCTTCTCTTTACTATTTTCTGAATGAGTGGTTTGAACCCGGTGAAAGATTGTTGGTATTATTCGTAAATACTTCTGGCGAAGTTAAATTGCTAGTCAACGAATTGTTCCCGGTAAATACTGTTGAAGAAGAAAATTTAATCAAATATTCTGATTCAGAAGATCCCCTTAAAATTTTATCTTCTCTTATTGAAAAAGATAAACCTATAGGCATAGATGGAAGTTGGGAAACCCGTTTTCTTTTAGGTTTAATGGATATTATTAAAGATTTATCTTTAAAACAGCTTTCTCCAATAATTAGTGAATTAAGGATGGTAAAAGATGTTGATGAAATAGCGTTAATGAGGTCTTCTTCTTTATTAAATGACTCAGCTATGGAAAAGGTTATAGACCTAGTATCAGAGATGCTTCCAGAAAAATACTTAGCCAAAGCCATCAAAAATATTTTCGAAAGAGAAGGAGCCGATGGAGTTTCTTTTGAACCTATAGTAGGATACGGTCAGAATACTGCTAATCCTCATCATATGCCTACTAATGCAAAGTTAAAAGATGGAGATGTCGTATTACTAGACATGGGTTGCATAAAAAATTATTATTGTTCAGATATGACAAGAACAGTCTTTTTTGGCAAACCTATTGAAACCTTGAAAAATATTTATCATATAGTTTTAGAAGCCAATTTAAAAGCTATTGAAAAAATAAAACCTGGCCTTAAGGCGTCTGAAATTGATGCTACCTCGCGTAATTATATAGAAAGCAAAGGATATGGAAAGTACTTTACTCATCGAACAGGGCATGGTGTAGGGATAGAGATTCATGAAAAACCTTACATATCTTCAAATAGCGAAGAAATTCTAACACCTGGCATGATCTTTTCAATAGAACCGGGAATCTATTTACCTGGTGTCGGCGGAGTAAGAATAGAAGATCTGGTTTTGGTGACTGATAATGGTTGTGAAGTATTAAATAGGTATCCAAAAGATTTCTTGGTAATTTAATCACTTCTTATGCTTTCGATCAATTCTTTGCTACTAATTGAAACTAGAGTCTTTTTTCACTAATTTAGTTAGTACCCTCCGCTTCGCTGAACTCATTTTGATTTTCTTTCACACTTAACAATCCTAAAAGTATGGTATAATAAAAGTACAGATACTTCAATTTTTTTGAGATAGGAGGTGGATGAATGTATAAAAATATGACTTTTGAGGAAATTTTAAATAAAATTTCATCCACAGATCCAGCTTCGGCTGGAGAAACTGTCACAGCTTTAGTAGGGGCTTTAGCGTCTGCACTGGGTTACATGGTTGCAAATTACACTATCTCCAATGAAAATGACAAGGATTATGAAAATACGCTAGAAGTAGCTTTAGAAAATCTTATAGACATCAAAGAAAAACTTATGGAATACGCTGAAGAGTCTTCTAAATATTCAGAAAGGATCCAGAATGTCATGGAAGGAAAAGATAAGGACAAATCTTTAACAGGTGCCGCCATATTTTCTTTCAACATGGCAAAATCATCTTATAACATTCTAAAAAATTGCTTTACCTTGTACAAATATGGCAACCCCGTACTAAAACCAGAAGCAAAAATCACTTGTTATTTAGCATGGGCAACGTTGAATTCCGCCATTATTTCTGTTGAAGCAAATTTAGAAAAAATAAAAGAGGAAAAAGTAAGACAAAACCTTTTAAATGATACAATAGAGTTCAAGAATGAAGCGGATTCCTTGTTAAAGGATTTGAAGGAGGAAATAAAAAATTAATGGATGATTCACCTATAAAATTTGAATTAATTCATATTGATAGATACACTGGGGCTAGGCGTGGGCGAATCGTCACAAAACATGGCACTATTGAAACACCAGTTTTTATGCCTGTAGGTACGAATGCAACCGTAAAAACTTTAACTAACTCGTTATTAAACGATATCAATACTGAGATAATATTAGCTAATGCTTTTCATCTTTACTTAAGACCAGGCTTAGAGGTTCTTGAGCATTTTCAAGGTCTTCATAACTTCATGAACTGGGAGAAGCCGATTTTGACAGATAGCGGAGGGTTTCAGGTATTTTCCTTACCAAACACTAGATTAACTGATGAAAAAGTAATTTTCAAATCTCCACTGGATGGTTCTCAAATAGAGTTAACTCCCGAGAAATCTTTGGATATACAAAAAGTAATTGGATCAGATATTGCAATGGTTTTAGATGTATGTATAAACTCCTTGTCTGGGTACGATGCTGTAAAAGATAGTGTGCAAAAAACTTTTAATTGGGCTTTAAGATCCAAACGATATCATAATAGCAACGGACAGGCATTATTCGGTATAGTTCAAGGAGGCCTCTTTGAAGATTTAAGAAATCTCAGTTTGTCTCAGATAACCTCTTTAGATTTCGATGGTTATGCCTTAGGAGGATTAGCCGTAGGAGAAAAATACCAAGATTCTGAAAAGATTTTAAAAGCTTTTGGAAATAAATTACCTGAAAACAAACCAAGATACATAATGGGGATAGGTTCTCCCACCATGATGTTTTTATCTGTAGAAAACGGTTTGGATATGTTCGATTGCGTCTTACCAACAAGAATGGGAAGACACGGAACAGCATTAACCTGGAAAGGAAAACTAAACTTAAAATCCTCAGAGGTTAAATTTGATCAAAAACCTATTGATGAAAAATGTGATTGTTATACATGTAAAAATCATTCACGTGGTTACATACACCATCTTTTTAAAAAAGATGAGGTACTCGGGAAAATCCTTTTAAGCATTCACAATCTGCGATTCAACATTTCTCTGGTAGAGAAAATGAGAGAAGCTATAGAAAATGACGAATTTAAATTTTTTAAAGATGAATTTTTTAGCAGTTCAACATATTCTTTAACTAATTAAAGCACTAGAAAGGAGGGATCCCCAGTGAAATCGTTTATAAAGTACTACAATGAAATAAAACCTTTATATCAAAACAAATTAGACCTTACCAAAAAATTCCAAGAGATCCCCAGTCTTTTTTCAGAAAGTGTAAGCAAGTTACTAGAAAACATTTATGGAGAAGATAACTTAGATAGAAAACTTATAGAAAGTTATATAGAATTCGATCCAGATAAAGAGCCTTATTTTAAATTAAAAAAAGAACTGATGAATTTTTTAGTTGAAGATTGGACTGATAGTGATCTTCCAAGCATTTTAGAAAAAATGGCTAAAGCTGCCTACGCTAGATATAAACATATAATTGAAGATCATGATAGAACCGAAACATTTAGAATGGAATGAAAAATAGAGTTAAAAAAAATTTGTCAAACCTGGGGCAGCATCCCCAGGTTTATAAGTTATAAATAAAATTAGAGAAAGGTAATCAAATGGATGATAAAAATAAAGATATAACTAAAATAAAAGATATGTTTTGGAAAGCTTTATTCCTTTTATACATAGTTTTTATTATATATCTATCGGTTTCCAAACCCATAATTAATTATAGTAGTTTCAAAGGAGAAGACAAAATAGTTCATTTTGTTTCGTATTTTTTGGGTGCCGATTTTTTCTTTATGGCTTTTTTCAAAAAAAGTAAAAGATCTTATTTTATACTTTTTTTGATTTTTTTTCTTTTAGTTCCCTTACTAACAGAATATTTTCAAAAATTCAGTATTTATCATACATATAGCCATTTAGACATGGTTGCAAGTTATTTAGGTGCCGTTTGTGGTTCTCTTTTTTTTGCCTTCAAATATAAGGCTTTCAATTAGTTTAAAAAAGTATGAAGAGGTGCGTTTCTTTTGAAAGAAGTAAAATATGCTATAGTTTACCTGAATATTGATCCCAATTATGCAAAGTTGAATAATCTCCCTGTAAAATTACCTATTTTAGTGGAAGATTTTCAAAAAGCAAGAAAAACCAATAAAATACCTTTGGACATAATTATTAGAGGATTAGAAGCTCAAATTGATATAGATAAAAACAATCGATATTACTTATCTTACTTGGTTTATTATTATTATGAAGCTTTTAAAAAATCCCTCAACGATTCAGATTTTGAAAAGGCTAAGGAATTTTTAGATAAGGCAGGTAAAACTTACCCCGATTATCGATTGCATTTTTATACTGGATTATACTACAAAAAATTAGGAAATCTTGAACTGGCAGAGTTACATTTAAAACAATCAATAAAAGAAAAGCCAAATTTTGCATATGGTTATTATGAACTCGGTAATCTTATGTATGAAAGAAATGTATACGACGAAGCAATAGAATATTATTCTAAATCCGTCGAACTTGAAAAGGACTTTACGTTAGGGTTTCTGAAAATGGCAGATGTATACATGGAAAATGGCAGATTTGAAGAAGCTATACCCCTTCTACAAAAATGCATAGAAATTGATGAAAAATTCGTTCCTGCCTATGAAAGATTGGGTGTTGCTCTGAATATGCTTCAACGCTATAAAGATGCACACAAAGTCCACCAAAAAGCTTTAGAAATAGATAGCAATAGATATGAAATTTATTATAACGATGCTCATTCATTGGCTAGATTAGGAAACCACAACGAATCAATAAAAGCTTTAGAAAAAGCCGCCTCTTTGAATGAAACAGATTATATACTTCACGAATTAGCTTTGGAATATAAAAACATGGGAAGATACTTACAAGCAATTGAAACAGAGGAAAAAGCTTTAAAATTAGCTTCAGAAGAAAATAAAGACCTTATTGTTTTAACTTTATTAAAACTCTATGTAATAATAGAAGACGAAGAACAAGTGGAAAAATATTTTGAAATTTTAAATTTGAATTCTGACTTTCACGAAGCTGCTGTTAATTTCAAAGTATTGTTCGAATTATCCCAAGGTAGAGTAGAAAAAGTGAAAGAGATATTATTAGGAGAATCCGTATCAAGTTTTACTCTACTAATAGATAAATTAGATAGATTAGATTTTTACATCTCCAAACTTGAAGATTTTACAGATAAAAATATCTCTGACTCAATATTTGAAAGTATAGACGAATTTGGCAACATCGACCCTTTTACTTTGTCGGAGCATCTGGTAGCTAAAGGAATAGAACGTCCATTCATTAGCTGGTTAAAAGAGAGTTCAATAGAGTCAAAGTCATATCCAGATGGTGTTGAATTACTCACAAACGGCCTACTTCTTTCTGGCTTTAATTACGGCCTATCGGAAAGGGTAGCAACAACTATATCACAGTTTCTTTGGAAAGACGGTGATGGGTTAGCTTTCGGTAGATTACTCTTAAGATTCTACCAAGATCGAATCTTAGGAGAATCGTTACCCTTAGAGCACTTTATTCAAGAAAATGTGGAAGAAATCAAAGATATGTCTTTTACTTTTGCCCAAATATTTGCTAATTACGAAGAACATTTGATGGATTTCGACTCGATAGTAGATTTTAAAATAAATAACTTTAAAGATGCTCTAAAAGTTTTTTTGTCCATGTCTAGAATACAAACTACAGCCGAAGAAATAACTTCAGTCAAATTCAAAGATCATAACACAAAAATTTTATCTTTATTCATACAGAATCTTAACTCGATTTCCAACTCTTTTTTGCAGTAAATTCCATACCAAAAATAAATTTTTTAGAGGTGCTACATGAAAAATTATTTAATAATATTTGTAGTGATTTTATTTTCCACTATTACTTTTGCTTTGAATATAAATATTCTCTCCCCACAAGAGAATGCCCAAAACGTCGATATAAGAACTTCTTTTAGATGGCAAACCATAGACGCAGAAGGAAAAGAGCTTAGATATAAGATCTATATCTCTGAAGATGCCAATATAGACGAAAAAGATTTGAAATTGGAA encodes the following:
- the tgt gene encoding tRNA guanosine(34) transglycosylase Tgt; protein product: MDDSPIKFELIHIDRYTGARRGRIVTKHGTIETPVFMPVGTNATVKTLTNSLLNDINTEIILANAFHLYLRPGLEVLEHFQGLHNFMNWEKPILTDSGGFQVFSLPNTRLTDEKVIFKSPLDGSQIELTPEKSLDIQKVIGSDIAMVLDVCINSLSGYDAVKDSVQKTFNWALRSKRYHNSNGQALFGIVQGGLFEDLRNLSLSQITSLDFDGYALGGLAVGEKYQDSEKILKAFGNKLPENKPRYIMGIGSPTMMFLSVENGLDMFDCVLPTRMGRHGTALTWKGKLNLKSSEVKFDQKPIDEKCDCYTCKNHSRGYIHHLFKKDEVLGKILLSIHNLRFNISLVEKMREAIENDEFKFFKDEFFSSSTYSLTN
- a CDS encoding tetratricopeptide repeat protein is translated as MKEVKYAIVYLNIDPNYAKLNNLPVKLPILVEDFQKARKTNKIPLDIIIRGLEAQIDIDKNNRYYLSYLVYYYYEAFKKSLNDSDFEKAKEFLDKAGKTYPDYRLHFYTGLYYKKLGNLELAELHLKQSIKEKPNFAYGYYELGNLMYERNVYDEAIEYYSKSVELEKDFTLGFLKMADVYMENGRFEEAIPLLQKCIEIDEKFVPAYERLGVALNMLQRYKDAHKVHQKALEIDSNRYEIYYNDAHSLARLGNHNESIKALEKAASLNETDYILHELALEYKNMGRYLQAIETEEKALKLASEENKDLIVLTLLKLYVIIEDEEQVEKYFEILNLNSDFHEAAVNFKVLFELSQGRVEKVKEILLGESVSSFTLLIDKLDRLDFYISKLEDFTDKNISDSIFESIDEFGNIDPFTLSEHLVAKGIERPFISWLKESSIESKSYPDGVELLTNGLLLSGFNYGLSERVATTISQFLWKDGDGLAFGRLLLRFYQDRILGESLPLEHFIQENVEEIKDMSFTFAQIFANYEEHLMDFDSIVDFKINNFKDALKVFLSMSRIQTTAEEITSVKFKDHNTKILSLFIQNLNSISNSFLQ
- a CDS encoding cyclodeaminase/cyclohydrolase family protein; translation: MYKNMTFEEILNKISSTDPASAGETVTALVGALASALGYMVANYTISNENDKDYENTLEVALENLIDIKEKLMEYAEESSKYSERIQNVMEGKDKDKSLTGAAIFSFNMAKSSYNILKNCFTLYKYGNPVLKPEAKITCYLAWATLNSAIISVEANLEKIKEEKVRQNLLNDTIEFKNEADSLLKDLKEEIKN
- a CDS encoding VanZ family protein, with the translated sequence MDDKNKDITKIKDMFWKALFLLYIVFIIYLSVSKPIINYSSFKGEDKIVHFVSYFLGADFFFMAFFKKSKRSYFILFLIFFLLVPLLTEYFQKFSIYHTYSHLDMVASYLGAVCGSLFFAFKYKAFN